The following is a genomic window from Bacillus marinisedimentorum.
ATACGGTGTTTATACAGTAGGCACCCAATTCCTTCCGACAGTAGATGAGGGATTTTTCACGATCACGGTAACCGAGGAAAATGGAACATCCCTTGAGGAGACGGACAATACAATTTCTGCGATTGAAAATATACTTGATGGCAAAGAAGAAATTTCAGAGTACGTCAGTCTTGTCGGCACTACGCAAAATGATTCGTTTTCAGGAACCGGTTCGTCAAGCAAGGCTGAAATTTATGTGAAGATGGTCGATATTGACAAACGGGAATTATCGACAGCTGAATATGCTGATGAACTGGAGAGAGATGTGAAAAATGCAGCTGGAGATGCCGAAGTTAATTTCAATCTTCAATCTTCAACCGGAACATCGCCGAACACGCTTGTTTTTCATGTCAGGGACACTGATGAAGAGAGGCTGACAAATACAGTTACGGATTTAACAGACTCGATTCGTGAAATTGACGGTGTAAAAGAAGTGTCGAACGATGAAGTGGATACAGTGGAAGAAGTTCAGATCACCATAGATAAGGATAAAGCATTCGATAACGGACTGGCACCGGCACAGGTAGCAATGGTCGTCAATAATGTGACACGCGGCACAACAGCATCCCGGATGGAGATGGGTGGTAATGAAATTCTGGACGTGACGGTCAGTTATCCCCCGGACGTGACGGAAAGCACGGATAACTTGAAGGATATTCAAATCAAGAAGTCTGACGGTTCCTATATAGCCCTTGATGAAGTCGCTGAAATTGAGACTGGAACAGGCCCGGTTTCAATCAACAGGATCGATCAGGAGAAAGCTGTCCAGTTCAATGTGAAGTATACAGCCGATTCATCTCTTGGCGACATTTCTGCACAGGTGGATGAAAAGATCGAGGAACTTGACTTGCCGGAGGAAACTGAAATCACGTACACAGGGGATCGTGAACTGATGGAGTCTTCCATTCAGGATCTTGGCAAGGCCTTCCTTCTCGCAATAATTCTTGTGTATTTAGTTATGGCTGCACAGTTCGAATCATTGAAGTATCCGTTCGTCATCATGTTCACTGTGCCGCTGATTGTGATTGGCGTATCGATTGGCCTTACGGCAACCCGGACCCCCGTTGGCGTGACAGTAGCAATCGGTTTGATTGTGCTTGCCGGAATAGTCGTGAATAACGCCATTGTCATTGTCGACTATATCAATCAGAAAAAACGTGACGGCCTTAAGACATACGATGCGATCGTCATCTCGGTTAAGGACAGGACACGTCCTGTATTGATGACAGCCCTGACGACTATTCTTGGCTTGATACCACTCGCCATTGGGCTCGGTGAAGGGACGGAAATGCAGCAGCCGATGGGCATCACAGTTATTGGCGGTTTGATTTCAAGTACATTCCTGACACTGTTTGTCATCCCGGTTGTATACAGTTACTTTGATAAACAGACAAGGCGGATGAATAAAAAGTACGTCACACCTGATGGTCAGTTAATTCCAGCTTATTTGCTTGATGAGCGCGAAGATAAGGCCGATAAGGGCGAACTCGCAAGGCAGGATGAAGACATGAACAATTATCCTGTTTCCGACCGCACCTACACACGGGAAGAAATGGTTGATATGCTGGAAGATCTCGTCTATTCATTAAAAAGGGGGCGCAGGCATGGGAATGACCAGGATGAAGACCGGGATGAGTAAAGCCGAGCTTCATCCGCTGTCAGGTTTGGTTCAGATGACAGTTTGCTTCCCGGCAGCATCCGGTGGGAAAGAGGAGGAGCTGGTATGAACGAAAAAAAGCAGCTTGTCATCAATACGGCTATGAAGCTGTTTGCACAAAACGGCTACCACGCCACCTCCATGCAGGAAGTTGCAGATAAATGCGGAATAGCGAAAGGGTCGCTTTATAATTATTTCTCATCGAAGGAAGACCTCCTTTTGTCTGTTTATCAATATTATTATAATTTGATGAGAGGCAACATCTTGAAAGCTGTCGAGGAATCAGGGTTGCAGCCTTTGGAACGGCTCCGCTTGAAAATTGAGATGCAGCTGAAGGAACTGATGCGTTACCGTGATTTTATTCAGATGCAAATGCGCGAACAGGCATTTCCCATCAATGAAGAAATCAGTGCCTTTTTACTGAAAACGAGAAGTGACACGCTCAACTGGTATGCTGAACATTTGATTCGGATATACGGTGAACGGATGCGAAGCCATGCGTATGATGGAGCGGCACTTCTTAGCGGCATTCTGAAGGAATACGTCGGTTTCATCATCTTCGACCGGCAGACAATTGATATCCATCGGCTGTCTTCCTTTATCGTGAACCGTTTCAATGATATGGCGCTTGGCCTGATGGAGGAGCCGGATATCATCCTGGGAACAGACACTGTGCAGAAGTTCCTTGATGTCACTCCTTTTGAAGAACAATCAGAACTGCAGCAAGCCCGCGATCTTGCGGAAAAGCTTACTTATGAAATTAAGGACCTTGACCTTGCCCCTGAATTGAAGCGGCATCTCCTGGCGGCCGCTTCCAGGCTGAAGGAAGGGCTGAGAGGCAAATTGACGGACAAGGACTTTGTGGAAATCCAGCAGCATCTCCTTACCGTCGCTTCTTCTGGCATTCCGGAACTGGCAGCCTGCTGGGAGCCTATCATCCCCCTTTTGCGGCAGTTGCAGAACGGCAAGCGAAAGTGAGGGAGTTAAATGCCAGGCAATTGCCTGGCACTGTTATGTAAACTTTTTGCAGCATAGATTTACAAATTTTTCTCCCCATAATCAACTCGCAGTTCGAACATAATACTGCTGAAAGGGGAGTTGATGATGAGAAGCACAATTCGAGAAATGATGTCCAAAGACGTTGCGGCCGTCACAACGGACCAGTCCATCCAGGAAGCTGCGGCTTTAATGAGCCAGTACAATGTCGGATCCCTTCCGGTTGTCCAAAATGGACAAATCAAGGGTATCGTAACGGACCGTGACATTACGCTCCGTTCTACAGCTGCAGGTAAGGATACGCATGTACCTGTATCACAGGTAATGACATCACAGGTTGTGTCGGCAACTCCGGAGATGGATATGGATCAGGCTGCACAGCTTATGTCCCAAAACCAGATCCGCCGCCTGCCGGTTGTGGAAAACAACCAGATTGTCGGTATGGTCGCCCTTGGCGATATGGCTGTGAAACAGCCCTTCCAGGATGAGGCGGAAGAGGCCCTTGCCAGTATTTCTGTCCCGACAAATTCCCAGAGCAAGCCGGCCCAGTCCGGGCAAACGAATGGACAGCAGTTTCAATAACCCTTTTTCAGAAGGAAGCATCCGGTGACGGGTGCTTTCTTTCATGTAACAGCGAAACAGAGAGTGATTAAAATTGGAAGCACATAAAAAATCGGAATGGTGGACAAAAAAATTTTGGCTGTGGAATAATATAATGTAAATGCAGGGGAAACCGCTTCTGTATTGAACTTAAGCAGTGCAGGACCTAATCGACGCCGAATGATGTTTACTGGCCGGTGTCTTGTATGGAAACGGGTGTTCGGTATGTATGAAGCGGATGCCGTTTGGCGCGAAACAAGGGCAATTCCGCGTGAAAACAGGCGTTTGGCGTGAAACAGACCACATGCGGATTGAAAACTGCGTATCAAGGCGTGTTAAGCTGCCAATTTGCCATGAAACAGCTGAGTTATGGCGTGAAAACGACACATTGCCGGGAAGAGATTAGACGCCTTGCGTGAAACTGCCTCAGCTGCACGTGGATTTCTCTGTGGATGGTGTGACCCCCCGACTCTAATACTTGAAAGTAGTCTTTTTTTCATAAATCTTTTACGAATAAGGTGAAAAATATGATAAAAGCAGTTGTATTTGATTTTGATGGATTGATTTTTGATACAGAAACCCATGAATATAATGTCCTTCAGGAAATTTTTAAGGAACATGATGCCGAACTTTCGATGTCCGTCTGGGGGAAAGTGATCGGAACCCAGGCCGGGTTTGATCCGCTCGCTCATCTCGAAGAACAGGTCGGGAGAAAGCTGGATCGGGAAAAATTCAAAAAAGAAAGGCAAATCCGCTTTAACGAAAGGATAAAAGAAGAGGGGCCGCTCCCCGGTGTCGAAAATTATATTGACGGCGCAAGGGACCTTGGGATGAAAATCGGGCTCGCTTCAAGCTCGCATTATGACTGGGTGTCTTCCCATTTGACCAATCTCGGGTTATACGATCGGTTTGACTGCATTAAAACCGCGGATGATGTAGAAAAAGTAAAACCGGATCCGGCATTATATCTTGAAGCGGCTAAGTGCCTTGGCGTCAGGCCGGAAGAAGCTCTCGCATTTGAAGATTCCGCCCATGGAGCAGCTGCTGCGAAAAAGGCGGGAATGTACTGTGTCGTCGTACCGAACGCCGTCACGAAACATCTTGAATTTGGTGATAACATTGACGACTGCCTCGATTCCATGGCTGAATTGGAGCTTGCTTTACTGATTAACCGGCTCACAGGCCAATAACCGGTTCGCAAAATTGGCAAAGACTGCTTCTTTTTTAGCCGGTTGAATCGCAGCGCCTGCCAGCAGGAATTTAGGAAGCCTTCAGGTTAGAGACTAGAAAGTAAAGGGTATTTATAAAGGAATACATATGTCTGCAGGAGAACCGACTGTTGCCTGGCCTGCTTTGCCGGGCTATGAAAGGATTGGAAACTATGTCAAAGCTTGATCTTTCAAAATTTGAAAAGAGCATTATTGTTCGAAATATTAAAAAAGACGATATCAATGAAATTCTCGAACTGCAGAAGGTCTGTTTTCCGGGAATGAAGCCTTGGAAGCATGAGCATCTTGAAAGCCACATCGAAACCTTTCCGGAAGGCCAGTTTTGTGTGGAATTCGAGGGGGAAATCATCGGGTCCTGCTCAAGTTTGGTCGTCAATTTTGACGAATATGATGATCGCCATACGTGGGATGAGATTACGGATGAGGGATATATTACCAACCATGATCCTGATGGCTACAACTTATATGGCATTGAAGTGATGGTTCATCCGGAATACCGGGGTATGAATATCGGACGCAGGCTGTATGAGGCGCGGAAAGACCTGGCCAGAAGGATGAATTTGAAAAGCATCATCATCGGCGGAAGGATTCCGAATTATTATAAGTACGAAAAAGAAATGACACCGCGTGAGTATGTAGAGAAAGTCATTGACCGTTATATATACGATCCCGTCCTGTCCTTCCAGCTGATGAATGGATTCAATGTGATGAGGATTAATCCGAACTATTTGCCTGATGATAAGGCTTCGCGCCGCTATGCGACGCTTATGGAATGGAACAACATTGATTACCGGACGAAAACGCGCCGCCATTTTAAGACCTCTTTCCCGGTGCGGGTCATGGTCATTCAGTATATGATGAAAAAGATTGAATCCTGGGAGGATTTTGCCCGCCAGGTTGAATACTATGTTGATGTGGCAGCTGATTTCGGTGCGGACTTTGCGGTATTCCCGGAAATTTTCACAACCCAGCTCATGTCATTCCTTGATGAGAAACATCCGAGCAGGGCAATCAGAAAGCTGACCACCTATACCGAGGACTATATCAACATGTTCACAGAGCTTGCCGTCAAATACAATGTGAATATTATCGGCGGTTCTCACTTTGTGGAAGAGGATGAAAAAATTTATAACATCGCTTATCTTTTCCGCCGCGACGGCACGATTGAAAAGCAATACAAAGTGCATGTCACCCCGAATGAAAAACGATGGTGGGGTGTCAGTGAAGGCAATGAAGTCCGGGTGTTTGACACCGATTGCGGAAAAATTGCGATCCAAATCTGTTATGACATTGAATTCCCTGAGATGGCCCGGATCGCCACCGACAAGGGTGCCAACATCATCTTCGTTCCATTTTGCACGGATGATCGCCAGGGGTACTTGCGGGTCCGGTATTGTGCGCAGGCCCGAGCTGTTGAAAATCAAGTGTACACGGTCATTGCCGGTACGGTCGGAAACCTTTCCGAGGTTGAAAACATGGATATCCAGTATGCCCAATCGGGCATTTTCACCCCTTCCGATTTTGAATTCGCCCGTGACGGTATCGTGGCTGAGTGCAATCCGAACATTGAAACAGTGGTCGTAGGGGACGTGGACCTTGAAGTATTAAGGAGGCAGCGGAAATCAGGAACAGTGCGGCACCTGAATGACCGCCGCCATGACCTGTTTGAAGTGAAGTATCATAAAAAGTAATGCCAGCAAGCACCGGGATTCCGGTGCTTTTTATTCGTATCAGCGGCAAGCCCTTAGCAGTTCAGGGAATAGAGAGGAGCAATTATCATGCCAATTGATGGACAATCAATCTTGCCGGCCATCAGGAAAATGAAGGAATTTGAGAGAACCCTGACAAGCCCCTATACTTACATCGTGCTTCTTGACAGTCATATCGGCCAGTTGAAAGGCATTGCCAGGGAAACCGCCCGCCATAATAAAAAACTCATTCTTCATGCCGATTTGATTCAAGGATTGAAAAATGATGAATATGCAGCTGAATACCTAATTCAGGAAATCAAACCGGCCGGACTCATTTCGACAAGGGCTTCGGTCATCCTGAAAGCGAAACAAAAAGGAGTGCTTGCCATCCAGCGTATGTTTTTGCTGGATTCAACCGCATTGCAGACAAGCTATAAGCTGCTTGAACGGACACAGCCGGACTACATTGAAGTTCTCCCGGGAGTCATGCCGCATATCATCAAGGAGGTGGCCTTAAAAACGGGCATCCCCATTTTCGCAGGCGGTTTTATACGGACACCCGAAGAAGTTAGCCATGCACTTGAAGCGGGTGCTGTTGCGGTCACGACATCAAGAAAAGAACTGATTGATCATTTCAAAGGCAGGTGACGGGGTATGAAGGGAAACGTGTTTTCCGTGCCTATAAATGGTGGCATGCCGACATTACAGGCATTGAATCAAAGTTCAGCGCCAATAATGAGCTGACAGAAGAAAATATCTACAGCTGCGTTTGACAGAGCCTTTTCTTATAGAGAGGGTCAGCTGGAGAAAGAATAATCTGCTTTTTTTCGAAGGATTCTTCATACTAAAGTCTTAAATGACATTCATGCCGCTGTCTGAGCAAACGGTGGATCGTTTTCGGTATCATGATATAGAGAGTTACAAGGGGAGAGGGAGTATGGAAGTGAAAAAGCGGCTTGAGGAACTTGAGACGTTAAAAGCGATAGCTGAAACGCTGAACAGGGGTGAAAACTTAGAGGAGATGCTGCGGACGGCTCTGAAAGAGCTTCTTCATGTCACAGGGCTTTCGACGGGCTGGATTTTTTTAATTGAGGAAGACGGTTCTTTTCAGCTTGCCGCTGATGAATCGCTTCCTCAGGCCCTTGAGAATAACCGCAGCGAGCTCATGTGCAAAGGCACTTGCTGGTGCTTGAGTAAATACAATGACGGCCGCCTGAACGAAGCAGTCAATATTATCGAATGCAAGCGGATAGAAGACGCAATTGCCGGGCGAATCGGCGATACAGCAGGAATAACCCATCATGCGACTGTCCCGATCAAAGCCGGTGAGGAAAAATTCGGCCTCTTGAATGTTGCAGCTCCGCATAAAACGCATTTTACCACGGAGGAACTGGCCTTGCTTGAGGCAGTTTCGCTCCAGATCGGCACAGCGGTAAATAGGATGAAACTGTTCCATCAGCAGCAAATACGGGCCGAGCTTTTTTGGAAACTCGGCGAAATCAGTTCGTTTTTGAATTCCGGGCGGGCGGAAGAAAATCTTCTGGAGAACACACTCCGCCGTATCCTGGACATTTTTGAATGGACGGCAGCAGCCATCACATGTAATGGAGACAGGGCAATATCAGGAGATACTGCAGGCCTTCCAGTGTACAGGGTGGAAATCAAAACAGGCAAAACCAAAGGTGAGCTGGCTGTGTATCAAAGTTCGCTGGATCGTCATGAAAAAGAAGTCATCGAACAGATTGCCCGCCATGTCGGGATTACGCTTGAGAATTTGCGAATTGAGAAAAAACAGCGGGAAGTGTCGGTGCTGCAGGAGAGAAATAGGCTGGCCCGCGACTTACATGATTCAGTGAACCAGCTGTTGTTTTCCGTAACATTGACGCTAAGGGGCGCCTGCGAAATGACGGAAGACGAGGAACTTAAAGATACCCTTGACTATGTCCAGCAGCTGTCGACTGAGGCTCAAAAGGAAATGAGAGCACTTATCTGGCAGCTCCGGCCGATGGGTCTCGAAAAAGGGCTGACGGCAGCGCTCTCCCAGTATGCTGACTTGCTTGGGATTGAACTTTCGCTTGAAATCAATGGTGTCGCTGCGCTGTCACATGAGCTGGAAGAAGCGATTTGGCGGATCGGACAGGAAGCATTGAATAACATCAAAAAGCACGCCGGAACACCAAAAGCATCCGTAAGCATAACCCGCGAAAATCATACGGTTGTACTGGAAGTAGAAGACAGCGGAAGGGGATTTCAAATGGCTGAAACTCCTCATGATTCTGTAGGGATTAAAAGCATGAAAGAACGTGCCGCCCTTGTAAGCGGACGCCTTGCGATCGAAAGTGAACCAGGTTCAGGAACAAAAGTGACGGCGGTGTTTCAAGAAGAGGGAGGAGCTGGGGATGATTAAAGTTTTGATTGCTGATGATCATCATGTTGTAAGGCGAGGGCTTGGTTTTTTTCTGAAAACACAGAAAGATATCGAAGTAATCGGCGAGGCGGTTGATGGCAGGGAAGCGGTCGATAAAGCGCTTGAACTTAAGCCTGATATTGTGCTGATGGATTTATCGATGCCTGTAATGGATGGTGCTCAAGCTGCCGGAGAAATTAAGGAGAAAAATGCCGGCATCAAAATCCTGATTTTAAGCAGTTATTCAGATCAGGACCATGTCATTCCGGCTATAAAAGCGGGAGCATCGGGCTATCAGCTGAAAGATGTACAGCCGGATGAACTGGCGGCTGCAATCAGGGCGGTTGTCAACGGTGAAAGTCACCTGCATCCAAAAGTGACAGCACATGTCATGTCCCATTTGTCCTCTGGGGGCAGCCGGGAAAGGAAACGGCATGAAGACCTTACCCGCCGGGAAAGGGAAGTGTTATGCGAAATTGCAGGCGGAAAAAGCAATAAGGAAATTGCTTCAAACCTGATAATTACCGAAAAAACGGTGAAAACGCATGTCTCCAATATATTATCAAAGCTTGAAGTTGCTGACAGGACTCAGGCTGCACTCTATGCGGTTAAAAATGGGCTTGTATGTGAGAAGGAAATATCAAATGATAAAGAATAGTTGTAAACAAGTTATCCGGAGAAAATAAAATTTATGTGAATGCGGATAAAAATATGTATGAATGACAAATGAATACAAAAAATAAGAAGGAGGAAAAGCCCTCCTTCTTTTTTAACGTCAGAGACATGAAACCGGGTCAGGGTTCAATTTTTTTCCTTTCGTCGTAACGTTGCTATGTCAAAGATGTTTCGAAAGATGGTTCATACGTGTCTGTCGTCAATAAGGCATTATTGACGTACTGGTAAAGGGACCGGTGCTTCTGTTCTATGACGTCAAGATCGCCTTCGAATGTATAGGCGTGAAGGAAATGCTCAATCCGTTTCGACAGCATGTCATCCTTCGTCCTGACCATGAGAACAAGAAGATCGTCCCATAACGAACAGGTAATAAAAAACAGCGCTTTGTCATAGTCGGCTGTATTCAAATGTCGCATCCCCTTTCTGTAAGGGAGTACTTTTATTGTATGGAATCAACGTTTTTTTAAGCCTGGAAACAGCGTGTAAATGTTGGTTTTATCAAAAGAAGTTGTAAGGTATAACAGCAGTCGGGAGGTATTGCAGTGGGAGCGATCGAACGTAATGGATTCCGGTTTGAAGTCGAATACAGCGTCATGCAGCAGCGGGGAGCCGTACATGTCACAAATACAACAGACGGCAGCTTTGTAAGAGAAATTTCATTTTCCATGTACATGCAGCAATCTCCGACAGGGGACCAAATTGACGGACTGATCGATGGATTCCTCGAAGAAGTTGACGAAAATGGCCTTTATAACACGTAAGAAAAAGGATGAAAACTGTGCATGGTTACAAATTTAGAGGAAAAGACTAAAAAACATGAACGAAGAGTGCCTGGCAATTGCGAGGCAATTGCCAGGCACTCCAATAAGGAGGGAGCATGATGACAAACAGGAATGGAGCATATGGGAGCGGTAATCAGAATGCACCGGAGCGGCACGGTAAGGCTGGTGCTGGTATGAGCGGGGACAATAATAAGGGTACGGAGTATAATTCGAAGCGCGGCAGCAAATCGAGTTTGAAGAATCCGCAGAATCACGATTGACTTTTTGGTTCTTTAACCAATCGTGGAATAGCGGCTGACAACAAGATAAATAAAAAGGAGCACCGATCGCAAATGATCGGTGCTTTTCAATGATGCTTGTGTGAATGCCTTAGAGGGACATTCAAGATGCCGGGAGGCCTTAGATGCTCTGGAGGCCGCCTCTTACCATGTTGACGGCTTCACGGCTTGAATCAGTGTTGGCGACCTGATCGATCATTTCTTCCACCTGGCCATTGTTGTTTCTGTTAAGACGCTCGGTCACTTCTCTGCCAAGGTCCAGACCGTTGGTTCGTCTCATGCCGTACATGGCAGAGCCGACCCCGGCGCCTACAGCGAGCATCGAAAACAGCATATTCCGATTTCGATTCCGCTTCCTGCGGCGGCCGGTCACCATACCTAACAGATCCATCGTATTTTTTCTGAATCGATTTCTGCCTCGAAAGTTCAATTGTACCCCTCCGTTCAGCCTTTTTGTACGGAAATTCCGCACAAAATTAGTTTGTGACAACAAGTCTCAGTCATTCATTAAAGAAATGACAAGATGTGGGTGGCCTTCCTGATTATTATCCAAAAATGCTTTCATGCAAATGGGCCAATCAGGACATATTAACAACTGACAAACCAAAACAAATGGAGGTAAAACAACATGAAAAAATGGTTTATGTCTTTAGCCGCTTTTGCTTTGTCGTTTGGTGTGCTTGGAGCATGTAACATGGCTGGCGATAATGATGCCAATGATGATACAGAAAACATGCGTTATGAAAACGTCCGCTACAATAATGGCGATGGCAACGGTGTTCTGGACAATGATAACATGATTAATGACCAGCTCGGTGACCGTGATAACGACGGTATTATCGATTATGACAATCAGGAACCTGACCTTGGTGAAGAGCCGAATGAAGACAGGAATCCTGGTCAGATGGGTGATGATAATCGTCTCCGCAACATTAATGATTATCGAGACGGAAACATGGGTGTCGATAACGACTAACAAAAAAACGGTGCTTTTCCGGCACCGTTTTTTCTTTTGGCAGCGGGTGAAGTTGCCCGGTACAGGAGTCCGGCTTTCATCATTTCACCATCTCGTACATAAACATTTAGAAAGGGATTTAAAGGGGAGATGTGAAATGATGATTGAGGAACATAAAGCACTGAGCCGGGCGATAGAGGAAATCACTGAAATCGCGACCGGCTTCGGTCTTGACTTTTATCCGATGAGGTACGAAATATGCCCTGCTGAAATTATCTATACATTCGGTGCATATGGGATGCCGACCCGATTTTCCCACTGGAGTTTCGGAAAACAATTTCATAAAATGAAGCTCCAATATGACCTCGGCTTAAGTAAAATATATGAACTGGTCATCAATTCCGATCCTTGCTACGCGTTTTTACTTGACACGAACAGCCTGATTCAAAATAAGTTGATTGTGGCGCACGTTCTTGCCCACAGTGATTTTTTCAAAAACAACATACGCTTTTCCAATACAAAGCGGGACATGGTTGAAAGTATGGCGGCAACTGCTGACCGTATTAAACATTACGAGCATGAGCACGGAAAGGAAGAAGTGGAACTGTTCCTGGACGCGGTCATGGCAATCCAGGAACATATCGATCCATCGCTTGTCCGCCCGAGACTCGGTTGGAAGCTGGAAGAGGAATCCCCAGAACGGGATATGAAAAAGAAAACTGACTATGATGATTTATGGAAATTGGATAACAAACCGAAAGAAGCTCCGAAAACGCGTAAAAAAGTGAAAAAATTCCCGCCGCGCCCTGAAAAAGATCTGCTGTTATTCATTGAACAATATAGCAGGGAATTGGAGGACTGGCAGCGTGACATCCTAACAATGATGAGGGAAGAAATGCTTTATTTCTGGCCGCAGCTCGAAACGAAAATCATGAATGAGGGCTGGGCTTCCTACTGGCATGCACGCATTCTCAGGGAGATGGACCTGACGTCCGGGGAGTCTGTTGAATTTGCCAAGCTGAATGCAGGAGTCGTGCAGCCTTCCAAAACCCAGATCAACCCTTATTACCTTGGTATAAAAATGTTTGAAGATATTGAAGAGCGCTACAATAACCCGACGGAAGATATGAAAAAGAATGGCGTAAAACCGGGATCTGGACGCGATAAAATTTTTGAAGTGCGAGAAATTGAATCAGATATATCATTCATCAGGAACTATTTAACGAAAGACCTGGTGCTCCGTGAAGATATGTACTTGTTCCAGAAGCAGGGGAAGGATTATAAAGTCATCGATAAAGAATGGAAGGAAGTACGCGATCAACTGATTAACATGAGGGTAAACGGCGGCTTTCCTTTCATCACGGTCAATGACGGCGATTACTTGAAAAATGGTGAATTGTATTTGAAACACGGGTATGAAGAAATCGAACTGGACTTGAAGTATCTTGAAAAGGT
Proteins encoded in this region:
- a CDS encoding GAF domain-containing sensor histidine kinase: MEVKKRLEELETLKAIAETLNRGENLEEMLRTALKELLHVTGLSTGWIFLIEEDGSFQLAADESLPQALENNRSELMCKGTCWCLSKYNDGRLNEAVNIIECKRIEDAIAGRIGDTAGITHHATVPIKAGEEKFGLLNVAAPHKTHFTTEELALLEAVSLQIGTAVNRMKLFHQQQIRAELFWKLGEISSFLNSGRAEENLLENTLRRILDIFEWTAAAITCNGDRAISGDTAGLPVYRVEIKTGKTKGELAVYQSSLDRHEKEVIEQIARHVGITLENLRIEKKQREVSVLQERNRLARDLHDSVNQLLFSVTLTLRGACEMTEDEELKDTLDYVQQLSTEAQKEMRALIWQLRPMGLEKGLTAALSQYADLLGIELSLEINGVAALSHELEEAIWRIGQEALNNIKKHAGTPKASVSITRENHTVVLEVEDSGRGFQMAETPHDSVGIKSMKERAALVSGRLAIESEPGSGTKVTAVFQEEGGAGDD
- a CDS encoding response regulator, translated to MIKVLIADDHHVVRRGLGFFLKTQKDIEVIGEAVDGREAVDKALELKPDIVLMDLSMPVMDGAQAAGEIKEKNAGIKILILSSYSDQDHVIPAIKAGASGYQLKDVQPDELAAAIRAVVNGESHLHPKVTAHVMSHLSSGGSRERKRHEDLTRREREVLCEIAGGKSNKEIASNLIITEKTVKTHVSNILSKLEVADRTQAALYAVKNGLVCEKEISNDKE
- a CDS encoding YhdB family protein, encoding MNTADYDKALFFITCSLWDDLLVLMVRTKDDMLSKRIEHFLHAYTFEGDLDVIEQKHRSLYQYVNNALLTTDTYEPSFETSLT
- a CDS encoding DUF5370 family protein codes for the protein MGAIERNGFRFEVEYSVMQQRGAVHVTNTTDGSFVREISFSMYMQQSPTGDQIDGLIDGFLEEVDENGLYNT
- a CDS encoding imidazoleglycerol-phosphate dehydratase; the encoded protein is MTNRNGAYGSGNQNAPERHGKAGAGMSGDNNKGTEYNSKRGSKSSLKNPQNHD
- a CDS encoding SpoVR family protein yields the protein MMIEEHKALSRAIEEITEIATGFGLDFYPMRYEICPAEIIYTFGAYGMPTRFSHWSFGKQFHKMKLQYDLGLSKIYELVINSDPCYAFLLDTNSLIQNKLIVAHVLAHSDFFKNNIRFSNTKRDMVESMAATADRIKHYEHEHGKEEVELFLDAVMAIQEHIDPSLVRPRLGWKLEEESPERDMKKKTDYDDLWKLDNKPKEAPKTRKKVKKFPPRPEKDLLLFIEQYSRELEDWQRDILTMMREEMLYFWPQLETKIMNEGWASYWHARILREMDLTSGESVEFAKLNAGVVQPSKTQINPYYLGIKMFEDIEERYNNPTEDMKKNGVKPGSGRDKIFEVREIESDISFIRNYLTKDLVLREDMYLFQKQGKDYKVIDKEWKEVRDQLINMRVNGGFPFITVNDGDYLKNGELYLKHGYEEIELDLKYLEKVLPYIHQLWGRPVHLETVIENKDVLFSYNGRAMHRKYL